One region of Bradyrhizobium betae genomic DNA includes:
- a CDS encoding LLM class flavin-dependent oxidoreductase: MTAPLEFGLDTFGDVTRDASGATLAHAQVIRNVVDEAVLADELGLDFIGLGEHHRSDFAISSPETVLAAIAARTKRIHLGSAVTVLSSDDPIRVFQRFATLDALSNGRAEVILGRGSFTESFPLFGFDLRKYEELFEEKLDLFTALLSQKPVSWDGKLRPPLKDQLVYPPVEHGTLKTWIGVGGSPQSVVRAAHYDLPLMLAIIGGDPARFAPFVDLYHRAFKEFGRAAQPIGVHSPGYVAETDAQAREELWPHYKAMRDRIGKERGWPPMGRDEFASEAEHGSLYVGSPDTVARKIAKTAKTLGISRFQLKYSAGPLPHDKLMTSIELYGRKVVPMVREMMG; encoded by the coding sequence ATGACCGCACCGCTCGAATTCGGACTGGATACCTTTGGCGACGTCACCAGGGACGCCTCTGGCGCCACGCTTGCGCATGCGCAGGTGATCCGCAACGTCGTCGACGAGGCGGTGCTGGCGGACGAGCTCGGCCTCGACTTCATCGGCCTCGGCGAGCACCACCGATCCGATTTTGCGATCTCCTCGCCCGAAACCGTGCTCGCGGCGATCGCGGCGCGCACAAAACGCATTCATCTCGGCTCGGCCGTGACCGTGCTCTCCTCGGACGATCCCATCCGCGTGTTCCAGCGCTTTGCGACGCTGGATGCACTCTCCAACGGCCGCGCCGAAGTGATCCTCGGCCGCGGCTCTTTTACCGAATCCTTTCCGCTGTTCGGTTTCGATCTGCGCAAATACGAAGAGCTGTTCGAGGAGAAGCTGGATCTGTTCACCGCACTGCTCTCGCAGAAGCCGGTGAGCTGGGACGGCAAGCTGCGTCCGCCGCTGAAAGATCAGCTGGTCTATCCGCCGGTCGAGCACGGCACGCTGAAGACATGGATCGGCGTCGGCGGCAGCCCGCAATCGGTGGTGCGCGCGGCGCATTACGATCTGCCCTTGATGCTCGCGATCATCGGCGGCGATCCCGCGCGCTTTGCACCCTTCGTCGATCTCTATCACCGCGCCTTCAAGGAATTTGGTCGCGCCGCGCAGCCGATCGGCGTGCACTCGCCCGGCTATGTCGCCGAGACCGATGCGCAGGCACGCGAAGAGCTGTGGCCCCACTACAAGGCGATGCGCGACCGCATCGGCAAGGAGCGCGGCTGGCCGCCGATGGGCCGTGACGAGTTCGCGAGCGAGGCCGAGCACGGCTCGCTCTATGTCGGCTCGCCGGACACGGTCGCGCGCAAGATCGCGAAGACCGCAAAGACGCTCGGCATCTCGCGCTTCCAGCTGAAATACTCGGCCGGGCCATTGCCGCACGACAAGCTCATGACGAGCATCGAGCTCTATGGGCGCAAGGTGGTGCCGATGGTGCGGGAAATGATGGGGTGA